A genomic window from Purpureocillium takamizusanense chromosome 2, complete sequence includes:
- a CDS encoding uncharacterized protein (COG:S~EggNog:ENOG503P9UG) — MPNVGRVAHVGDIAVRRAYPVILILATGSPNVSKLAELENVVPAHIFGSEVADLADFADNSIVYNFTSASADVVVIHNDTIVHNHTDLNVIVIGPSDLANVSDFPELADNRVIYNFTYLELILYNLAIHDFVYHNLISGYSSNDVYVAIVFVFHNPIIVLNDDHIVRDHIVHNLTNHKHFNYDLVNHDLANYNLINYNHVFNNFIDHNIVFAVLDVYHNVTNDDQHDDNFHDKHDSDYFRHIINLNVKRSAGLPNLQPATGAKYVRRHHFMHYPRRQISLRVSRGLQGRICGPIVPGGLSRIRIFGVRPSACSL, encoded by the exons ATGCCCAACGTCGGACGAGTGGCACACGTCGGCGACATCGCGGTCAGAAGAGCCTATCCagtcatcctcatcctcgccacCGGTTCCCCCAACGTCTCAAAGCTGGCAGAGCTCGAAAACGTGGTACCCGCCCACATCTTCGGCAGTG AAGTCGCAGACCTCGCCGACTTCGCAGACAACTCAATCGTCTACAACTTCACAAGCGCTAgtgccgacgtcgtcgtcatccacaACGACACCATCGTCCACAACCACACAGACCTCaacgtcatcgtcatcggcccCTCCGACCTCGCAAACGTCTCAGACTTCCCAGAGCTCGCAGACAACAGAGTCATCTACAACTTCACCTACCTCGAGCTCATCCTCTACAACCTCGCCATCCACGACTTCGTCTACCACAACCTCATCTCAGGCTATAGTTCCAACGACGTCTACGTCGCaatcgtcttcgtcttccaCAACCCCATCATTgtcctcaacgacgaccacATCGTCCGCGACCACATCGTCCACAACCTCACCAACCACAAGCACTTCAACTACGACCTCGTCAACCACGACCTCGCCAACTACAACCTCATCAACTACAACCACGTCTTCAACAACTTCATCGACCACAacatcgtcttcgccgtcctcgacgtctaCCACAACGTCACCAACGACGACCAGCATGACGACAACTTCCATGACAAGCACGACTCTGACTACTTCCGTCACATCATCAACCTCAACGTCAAGCGCTCTGCCGGACTGCCCAACTTGCAACCCGCAACAGGGGCGAAATATGTGCGACGTCACCACTTCATGCATTATCCTAGGCGGCAAATATCGCTGCGCGTGTCGAGGGGGTTACAAGGCCGCATCTGCGGACCAATCGTACCGGGTGGTTTATCCCGGATACGGATATTTGGTGTTCGTCCCTCAGCGTGTTCCCTGTAA
- a CDS encoding Acetylxylan esterase (COG:S~EggNog:ENOG503P3G5~SECRETED:SignalP(1-19~SECRETED:cutsite=ANA-IF~SECRETED:prob=0.4287)~CAZy:CE5) has translation MRYTVGLVACIAQLVAANAIFSLDRRADCAKGLYILYARGTGEPQDTGPTHNISVDIAKRIPGSKVVPVVYPATFTAPPYQDSVGEGVKKMQEGILQYAKDCPDGKMAFLGYSQGAHITMDSICGGSGGVFNKATPIPEEIVTKSSVYLITPDCSAYMAAN, from the coding sequence ATGCGATACACCGTTGGCCTAGTTGCGTGTATTGCGCAACTGGTCGCGGCAAATGCCATCTTCTCACTTGATCGCCGAGCAGACTGCGCCAAGGGGCTCTACATCTTATATGCCCGTGGCACAGGTGAGCCACAGGACACTGGACCGACGCACAACATCTCCGTGGACATCGCGAAGCGCATTCCCGGCTCGAAAGTGGTACCTGTCGTCTACCCTGCCACCTTTACCGCTCCTCCGTACCAGGACTCTGTCGGAGAAGGTGTGAAGAAGATGCAAGAGGGCATCCTCCAATACGCCAAAGACTGTCCAGATGGCAAGATGGCGTTTTTGGGTTACTCGCAGGGGGCCCATATCACTATGGACTCCatctgcggcggcagtggcggcgtcttcaacaAGGCGACTCCGATTCCAGAGGAAATTGTCACGAAATCTAGTGTGTACCTCATCACTCCGGATTGCTCAGCGTACATGGCCGCTAACTGA
- a CDS encoding uncharacterized protein (COG:O~EggNog:ENOG503P34N): MTSGIYTLFDIPTKAPRRCWSMNTWRTRLLLNYKGLDYKTEWVEYPDIKPRLNQHVPPNEQGAQFTLPAIQMTDGSYVMDSYKIAEVIERTHPEPKLPLDQTLLLKFRKILIDFMGALTPIYVPGVAQSILGDESIEYFLKTRHEDVGMPLYEYGRLQGPGSFERAEPFARQMTALLKEAPSGPYFLGDTLTYVDFIWAGILLFFKCLGDEEYQEILKRSGDAEAHTRFLEALSPWTERDD, encoded by the exons ATGACGTCAGGTATCTATACGCTGTTCGACATTCCCACTAAAGCACCGCGAAGGTGCTGGTCGATGAACACATGGAGGA CAAGACTACTTCTCAATTACAAAGGTCTTGACTATAAGACAGAATGG GTCGAATACCCAGACATCAAGCCACGGCTCAACCAGCA CGTTCCTCCAAATGAGCAAGGCGCTCAGTTTACACTTCCCGCCATACAAATGACGGACGGCTCTTACGTTATGGACTCGTACAAAATCGCCGAAGTTATTGAGAGAACACACCCGGAGCCGAAATTGCCCCTGGAccagacgctgctgctcaagtTCAGAAAGATCCTCATCGACTTCATGGGCGCGCTCACGCCCATCTACGTGCCGGGAGTCGCACAAAGTATTCTAGGCGATGAGAGCATCGAATATTTTCTCAAGACGCGCCATGAGGACGTAGGCATGCCGCTGTACGAATATGGCAGGTTACAAGGCCCTGGGTCGTTTGAGAGAGCCGAGCCGTTTGCGCGTCAGATGACAGCACTGCTAAAGGAAGCCCCCTCCGGGCCATACTTTTTGGGCGACACGCTCACCTACGTCGACTTCATTTGGGCCGGCATCTTGCTCTTTTTCAAGtgcctgggcgacgaggagtaCCAGGAAATACTAAAAAGAAGCGGGGATGCCGAGGCACATACTAGGTTTTTGGAGGCACTCAGCCCATGGACAGAGAGGGATGACTAG
- a CDS encoding uncharacterized protein (EggNog:ENOG503P6XS~TransMembrane:2 (o147-168i180-196o)~COG:S), protein MTTSRYGSEDQYAITYSITLTVKPGVTPTGGSTISTKTYIPSQVTNQVSVESRVTSVGTAAGGYTFVTAYLRPSAISTIQPQTTDYVYSYYVRNCRNPTATGKAYYGPNSGSGDSGGSGNSGSSGGGDDLDRWGVCSALTGCTTLKVWIIVVATILPSIFLLGFVENYIWFRRLMIGKTALRFGTVCWVLLSLWILCFTRKQPARSPED, encoded by the exons ATGACTACCTCTCGCTATGGTAGCGAGGACCAGTATGCTATTACCTACTCTATAACGCTTACCGTGAAGCCCGGCGTCACTCCTACGGGTGGCTCGACCATCTCGACCAAGACTTAC ATCCCTTCGCAGGTAACGAATCAGGTCTCGGTCGAGTCGCGGGTTACGTCcgtcggcacggcggccgggggaTATACATTCGTCACGGCGTACCTACGTCCTAGCGCCATCTCGACGATCCAGCCGCAGACGACCGACTACGTGTACAGCTATTACGTCCGCAACTGCCGGAACCCGACGGCCACCGGCAAGGCCTACTATGGTCCCAATAGCGGGAGCGGGGACAGCggaggcagcggcaacagTGGCAGtagcggcggtggtgacgaccTGGACCGATGGGGAGTGTGTTCCGCCCTCACGGGCTGCACGACGCTTAAGGTCTGGattatcgtcgtcgccactaTCCTCCCGAGCATTTTCCTCCTGGGTTTCGTCGAGAACTATATCTGGTTCCGTCGCCTTATGATCGGCAAGACTGCTCTCCGCTTCGGCACCGTCTGCTGGGTTTTACTCTCGCTATGGATCCTCTGCTTCACCCGTAAGCAGCCTGCGAGATCTCCCGAGGACTAA
- a CDS encoding Gly-Xaa carboxypeptidase (MEROPS:MER0001269~EggNog:ENOG503NU4A~COG:E) produces MAKVDPSAMRDVKPKYDVEYNGTVTLYTKKDASNATPISLTEGPMWDVFAGTIRYSFAAKGKTVVPTGATMTGNTDTRHYLKLTRNIYRWTPVRLGQFEGLHTVDERIEMKGHMEMLKFYYNLIRNFQGPFEGERVAAPSEL; encoded by the exons ATGGCCAAGGTAGATccctcggcgatgcgcgacGTAAAGCCTAAGTACGACGTCGAGTATAATGGCACCGTCACGCTATACACCAAAAAGGACGCCTCGAACGCAACGCCTATCTCGCTAACCGAGGGACCTATGTGGGACGTATTCGCCGGCACTATCCGTTATAGTTTTGCCGCCAAAGGCAAGACCGTTGTGCCAACCGGCGCGACCATGACGGGCAACACAGACACCCGCCATTACCTGA AGCTTACCCGTAACATCTACCGCTGGACGCCTGTGCGCCTCGGCCAATTCGAGGGTTTGCACACGGTGGACGAGCGTATCGAGATGAAGGGTCACATGGAGATGCTCAAGTTCTATTATAATCTCATCCGCAACTTCCAGGGACCGTTTGAGGGCGAGCGCGTTGCTGCACCCTCGGAGCTCTAA
- a CDS encoding Gly-Xaa carboxypeptidase (MEROPS:MER0001269~EggNog:ENOG503NU4A~SECRETED:SignalP(1-19~SECRETED:cutsite=AGA-LV~SECRETED:prob=0.4427)~COG:E): MTLAKLCLVAGLALGSAGALVPSKAAQSPLSSHFKCDLPPPLDPSWDHLPSADELYSSREALIRQVERHAGIVEIDTICYDDLGPFNQDVRWLPFYDLHDRLRDTYPTVYERAHLEVVNTFGLLFTVHGSDPDLKPILLAAHQDVVPVADPSAWTYPPFSAHFDGSWLWGRGSFDDKDALTAIMSSMEELLSEDDFRPERTILLAFGFDEECSGLRGAAHIADRLLHRYGEDGLAMVHDEGGLGLQTVHDVMYALPAVYEKGYLDVWFDLNVVGGHSSTPTPHTGIGMMAQLVDKLESNPFPPKIIEGGPIYQSLVCAAKYSPDLVPGLGHLLDKGDLDTVAKIVADARVDTHYLIATSQAVDIINGGQKINALPEVTTLGVNYRIAPQDSA; this comes from the exons ATGACACTCGCCAAGCTCTGCCTGGTCGCTGGCCTCGCCTTGGGCAGCGCTGGGGCTCTAGTCCCGTCAAAGGCTGCCCAGAGTCCCCTTTCCTCGCACTTCAAATGCGACCTGCCTCCACCTCTGGACCCGTCATGGGACCATTTGCCCTCTGCCGACGAACTCTATTCCTCTCGCGAGGCACTCATAAGACAGGTCGAGCGGCATGCGGGCATTGTCGAAATTGACACCATCTGCTACGATGACCTCGGTCCCTTTAACCAGGACGTTCGCTGGCTTCCCTTCTATGACCTCCACGACCGGCTGCGCGACACGTATCCAACCGT CTACGAACGAGCTCACTTAGAGGTCGTCAACACCTTTGGTCTGCTATTCACTGTGCATGGAAGCGACCCGGACTTGAAGCCCATTCTTCTCGCGGCCCATCAAGATGTCGTGCCCGTGGCGGACCCAAGTGCCTGGACCTACCCGCCCTTCTCTGCCCACTTCGATGGCTCGTGGCTCTGGGGCCGCGGATCTTTTGACGACAAGGACGCCCTCACGGCCATCATGTCGTCCATGGAGGAGCTTCTCTCCGAGGATGACTTCCGCCCCGAGAGAACCATCCTCTTGGCCTTTGGCTTTGATGAAGAGTGCTCCGGCTTGCGCGGTGCGGCTCACATTGCCGACCGCCTACTCCACCGgtacggcgaggacggcttGGCCATGGTTCAcgatgagggcggcctgggcctgcAGACGGTCCACGACGTCATGTATGCGCTGCCGGCAGTGTACGAAAAGGGCTACCTGGACGTCTGGTTCGACCTCAacgttgtcggcggccacaGCTCTACTCCCACCCCGCACACGGGCATCGGCATGATggcccagctcgtcgacaagctcgagTCGAACCCCTTCCCACCCAAGATCATAGAGGGCGGCCCCATCTACCAGAGCCTGGTGTGCGCCGCAAAGTACTCCCCCGACCTCGTGCCCGGACTGGGCCACCTGCTCGACAAGGGCGACCTCGATACTGTGGCCAAGATCGTTGCTGACGCCCGCGTCGATACGCACTATCTCATCGCGACCtcgcaggccgtcgacatcatcaacGGGGGGCAAAAGATCAACGCACTGCCCGAGGTCACGACGCTAGGGGTCAATTACCGCATCGCGCCCCAGGACAGCGCCTAG
- a CDS encoding uncharacterized protein (COG:H~EggNog:ENOG503PX0V), which translates to MATIIRPATLADAPLLPAIERSAGQAFTQIPSLAWIASDEPQSEQRHLQLIRRGVSWVAVDERDDDAAPIGFLNGEVLDGNLHIWEMSVHEKHQAKGVGRSLMNEAKSWSDRRGLSGVTLTTFRDVPWNERFYKALGFVTLEGAEVTPALQKILDDEARNGLPRDRRCAMRWERHAIDEP; encoded by the coding sequence ATGGCCACAATCATCAGGCCGGCCActctcgccgacgcgccgctgCTTCCCGCCATCGAGCGATCCGCCGGCCAGGCATTTACGCAGATCCCGTCCCTCGCATGGATAGCCAGCGACGAGCCGCAGTCGGAGCAGCGCCACCTGCAGCTCATCCGCCGCGGGGTCTCCTGGGTGGCGGTCgatgagcgcgacgacgacgccgcgccaaTTGGCTTCCTCAacggcgaggtcctcgacgggAACCTACATATCTGGGAGATGTCGGTGCACGAGAAGCACCAGGCAAAGGGCGTGGGGCGGTCGCTCATGAACGAGGCCAAGTCATGGTCCGACCGTCGAGGGCTGTCCGGGGTGACGCTGACGACGTTCCGCGACGTGCCGTGGAACGAGCGATTCTACAAGGCCTTGGGCTTCGTGACGCTCGAGGGGGCGGAGGTTACGCCGGCGCTGCAAAAAATATTAGACGATGAGGCTAGGAACGGGCTGCCGCGGGACAGGCGATGTGCCATGCGCTGGGAGAGACACGCAATTGACGAGCCCTGA